Proteins encoded within one genomic window of Ailuropoda melanoleuca isolate Jingjing chromosome 16, ASM200744v2, whole genome shotgun sequence:
- the LOC100466881 gene encoding keratin, type II cuticular Hb5, with amino-acid sequence MSCRSYRISSGCGVTRTFSSCSAVAPKTGNRCCISAAPYRGVSCYRGLTGFGSRSLSNLGSCGPRMAVGGFRAGSCGRSFGYRSGGVCGPSPPCITTVSVNESLLTPLNLEIDPNAQCVKQEEKEQIKCLNNRFAAFIDKVRFLEQQNKLLETKWQFYQNQRCCESNMEPLFNGYIETLRREAECVEADSGRLASELNHVQEVLEGYKKKYEEEVALRATAENEFVVLKKDVDCAYLRKSDLEANVEALVEESSFLKRLYDEELQVLHAHISDTSVIVKMDNSRDLNMDCVVAEIKAQYDDIASRSRAEAESWYRSKCEEMKATVIRHGETLRRTKEEINELNRMIQRLTAEIENAKCQRAKLEAAVAEAEQQGEAALTDARCKLAELEAALQKAKQDMACLLKEYQEVMNSKLGLDIEIATYRRLLEGEEHRLCEGVGSVNVCVSSSRGGVACGGLTYSTTPGRQIASGPVATGGSITVMAPDSCAPCQPRTSSFSCGSSRSVRFA; translated from the exons ATGTCCTGCCGCTCCTACAGGATCAGCTCAGGATGTGGGGTCACCCGGACCTTCAGCTCCTGCTCGGCTGTGGCCCCAAAAACTGGCAACCGCTGCTGCATCAGCGCCGCCCCCTACCGAGGGGTGTCCTGCTACCGAGGGCTGACGGGCTTCGGCAGCCGCAGCCTCTCCAACCTGGGCTCCTGCGGGCCTCGCATGGCCGTGGGCGGCTTCCGCGCCGGCTCCTGCGGCCGCAGCTTCGGCTACCGCTCCGGCGGCGTGTGTGGGCCCAGCCCGCCCTGCATCACCACCGTGTCGGTCAACGAGAGCCTCCTCACACCCCTCAACCTGGAGATCGACCCCAACGCGCAGTGCgtgaagcaggaggagaaggagcagatcAAGTGTCTGAACAACAGGTTCGCTGCCTTCATCGACAAG GTGCGCTTCCTGGAGCAGCAGAACAAGCTGCTGGAGACCAAGTGGCAGTTCTACCAGAACCAGCGCTGCTGCGAGAGCAACATGGAGCCCCTGTTCAACGGCTACATCGAGACGCTGAGGCGGGAGGCCGAGTGCGTGGAGGCTGACAGCGGGAGGCTGGCCTCAGAGCTCAACCACGTGCAGGAGGTGCTGGAGGGCTACAAGAAGAA GTATGAAGAGGAGGTGGCTCTGAGAGCCACGGCAGAGAACGAGTTCGTGGTTCTGAAGAAG GACGTGGACTGCGCCTACCTGCGGAAATCCGACCTGGAGGCCAACGTGGAGGCACTGGTGGAGGAGTCTAGCTTCCTGAAGCGTCTCTATGACGAG GAGCTCCAGGTCCTCCACGCCCACATCTCAGACACCTCGGTCATCGTCAAGATGGACAACAGCCGGGACCTGAACATGGACTGTGTTGTGGCTGAGATCAAGGCTCAATACGACGACATCGCCAGCCGCAGCCGGGCTGAGGCCGAGTCCTGGTACCGCAGCAAG TGTGAGGAGATGAAGGCCACGGTGATCCGGCACGGGGAGACCCTGCGCCGCACCAAGGAGGAGATCAACGAGCTCAACCGCATGATCCAGAGGCTGACCGCTGAGATCGAGAATGCCAAGTGCCAG CGGGCCAAGCTGGAGGCCGCCGTGGCCGAGGCAGAGCAGCAGGGCGAGGCGGCCCTGACTGATGCCCGCTGCAAGCTGGCCGAGCTGGAGGCCGCCCTGCAGAAGGCCAAGCAGGACATGGCCTGCCTGCTCAAGGAGTACCAGGAGGTGATGAACTCCAAGCTGGGCCTGGACATCGAGATTGCCACCTACAGGCGGCTGCTGGAGGGCGAGGAACACAG GCTGTGTGAAGGAGTGGGCTCCGTGAATGTCT GTGTCAGCAGCTCCCGAGGCGGAGTCGCCTGCGGGGGCCTCACGTACAGCACCACCCCGGGGCGCCAGATTGCCTCTGGCCCCGTGGCCACGGGTGGCAGCATCACGGTGATGGCTCCCGACTCCTGTGCTCCCTGCCAGCCCCGCACGTCCAGCTTCAGCTGCGGAAGCAGCCGGTCCGTCCGCTTTGCCTAG